In Telopea speciosissima isolate NSW1024214 ecotype Mountain lineage chromosome 10, Tspe_v1, whole genome shotgun sequence, the DNA window CTCACAAAGAGTTTGGTGATAAACACACACGAGAGACCCTTTTAAAGTCAACCTCGTATATTTAGTTCTACCATAATTCTTATTTCTGTTTCCAAACTATCCTTCCCTTTTGTCAAGTTTACCCCCAGCCAATAAATTAAAACCCTTTAATATCCTttcttctatattatttttGCAGAATTGCCACACTTTCCTTATATTTGACTTTTAATTGTTTGAGTTGGGTCACAAGCGATCTGAACCCCGTACCTCAGATCTGCATAAATTGTCTCCTGGTTTCCATTCTGAAATCTCTTGGCTGTTGGATTCCTGCTATTATTGGCACAtgcttaatttttgttttctggGTATGCAATCGTAAAGATGAGGCTTTCTGTTTCTACATTGTTAAGGCCTTTAATGTCTTATATGTTGCTGCTGGTTGAACATATTATGTAGAAATCTGATTCCaatttatttctcttctttttgtatTTCCTTTAAATTATAATTGTTGTCTTCATGAGTTCGCTGATGGCTTTCTGCATTTCTAAGTTGTCATACGTCAAAATCTGATTCACTGTACCACCAGCTTCTTATTCGtatgtttaaagtttataaagtttgtatcaatttttttttgtttccacaTCTTCTTTAGGAGTTTGTTTTATAGTCATATTTTAAATGCAACTGTTAAGCAATTGCTGTTAGGTCAAGTTTTTTTAACCTCACTGGAACCTTGTCACCTCATGGCTCTTATGCCTCCTCAAAAAATGCAATTTTGTTCATCAGATTAGGGACATGATACAAAGCCAGAACCAATATAATTATTAACTCATGATGTAGTGCAGTGCTTTCAAGGTTGTTTATGCTTTCTTGTTTCTCTGTAGCCTTGATGTAAGTTTAAGTGTTGTTTGTTGATGTCTGAACGTTGATTTAATGCTATACTTTAGTTTCTTCTAGAACTTGGGGTTGACAACTAATGAAATAGTTTTTCCATGATCTTTTGATATGTCAATGACAGTGTGATATAAATCTGCTTATACTTCTTGTTTTGCCAAGACATCTATTCCTCATTGAGGAAATGCTTGTGTGCACTTCTATACGCAAGTTCCTTCACATGGAGGAAGAGAAACCCAAAAGAGATTTTCGTCCTCTAGAAACTCAATATCGTTGATGCATCTTCCTTCCTGGTATATGATAGTAATTAGAGTGGAAAACTTTAGATTATACTGACTTTTAGAACAAAAAAGtctatttgttatttttttggtacTTTCTTTTTATGTGTACTGTTTACTTAAATTATTGTGATTGTGGATGTTCTTATGTGCAGATAGTGCTAGATTATACAGATTGTAGGGTGCTTTCTTGTCAGTGGAAGTTATGGCTAGGGCTATAGTTCACTCAACAAACTTCCCCACTGCAGTTTTTGAAGAGAGTATTGGCCAACTTCGAGGTTCTCGGAAGACCAAGAAGAGTGTGAAAATGATGTGTAATGTGCAAGCCCCTTCTAGTAGGCTTCTGAGTTTCTCAGGCTTGAGAGGATCCAATGCTTTATACAACATAGGAAGGTCTGACTGTAATTTTTATTCCAAGATGGCTGCTGCTCTCCATGTTTCACAAGGGAAGGCTAGCCGAGGGGTAGCTGTAGCAATGTTTGAGCGCTTCACAGAAAAGGCTATTAAAGTTATTATGCTTGCCCAAGAGGAAGCAAGACGGCTGGGACACAATTTTGTTGGGACTGAGCAAATTCTGTTGGGTCTTATTGGTGAAGGGACTGGTATTGCTGCAAAGGTTCTGAAATCCATGGGCATTAATTTGAAGGATGCTCGTGTGGAAGTGGAAAAGATTATTGGTAGGGGTAATGGATTTGTTGCCGTAGAGATACCATTTACTCCTCGTGCAAAGCGTGTATTAGAACTTTCCTTGGAGGAAGCCCGGCAGCTTGGTAACTTTTTGAACTTCATTATTAGAAAAATTCCATTAATATAACTTATCTTTGTGTGTCGTTTATAATCTGTCGGAAGCCTTTGAATGAACTCTTATTTGTCATGTCTAATTGGGGATGACTCATCTCCTAGCTTCCCTATTCATCGGGGGTTTCTGTGGATccatattttattgatttttcccctttcttccgGATGTTGGAAGAGACATTTTTCGCCAGTAATGAGATCATCTTGAAGGAGGAAAAATAACTTGTTTTTGAGATCATTAACTAGCTTATGGCATATAATTTTCTGTATTTACAGGGCCTTAACTATAGTTTGCAATAATAAGGTCACCATGTTTGTATGAGGCCTTTTGTGTAGGAGAACCTTGCTCTCAATAGGTTTTCTCTTTATTACTATAAATTTCTAAGTGAGAACCCTAATGGTATTATCTTAATGTTAAATGGCTCAGGTCATAATTATATTGGATCGGAGCACTTGCTTCTGGGATTGCTTCGTGAGAGTGAAGGTGTTGCTGGTCGTGTGCTCGAGAACCTAGGTGCAGATCCAAGTAACATTCGTACCCAGGCAAGCAAAATAGCCTTTTACCTTGTTATATCTGCTTCTGAATTTAGCTTGTGGtatccatcttcatcatcagcttATTTTATCATTATCGAAATTTGGTGCTAGTAGGTTATCCGTATGGTTGGCGAGAGCACAGAAGCTGTTGGTGCTGGTGTTGGTGGTGGAAGCAGTGGTAATAAGATGCCAACACTTGAGGAGTATGGCACTAACTTGACAAAGCTGGCAGAGGAGGTGCACTTTGTTGTTTTCATTTATGGCATCCATTTATGTGTTTCATAATGGCTAACCATAAGCTAAAtttcctttttctaattttcCTAAATTTTGTAGGGTAAACTTGATCCGGTTGTTGGAAGGCAACAACAAATAGAACGTGTAACCCAAATTTTGGGTAGACGTACAAAAAATAACCCGTGTCTTATTGGTGAACCGGGTGTTGGGAAAACAGCAGTTGCAGAAGGGCTTGCTCAACGGATTGCTAATGGTGATGTTCCAGAAACAATTGAGGGAAAGAAGGTGAGGTTTGTAAGTTTATCTAGGTATTAAAAATTAGCTTGGATGGAATTGTATTTGCTGGCATTGGCATGGATTCAAGCTGCCATATGTTGTGAGTATTTAGATATAAGAAATTGTAATAATTATAAAGCTACATAGGTAGGAGTACGCAACCATGCATTTGTAATTTTGTGGAACAATTTGGGAAGAAGTGTAAAAAAATGCTACTTTTAGGGGTTCGATTCTGATTGAAAAGAAATATATGGCATGATCGTCTTGGAAAATGCAACCTCTTAATACATAGGTGATGCAACGTGTAATTTAATGGTTCCAAATCAGTAAATTGTTCCTATAACCTGTTATGTTCAAACTAATCATTTCTAATGTTTAAGAAGTTGCTACTCCTCTGCAATTTATAATGAGGTAGGGAGCTCAAACTGATCTATTGATGGTTCCTCATCTTGAGGGGTATAAGCAACTTACTAGCTGTATTTCTGTTTTCATCCTTTGCTCTGATATGAAATGGCTAGGGAAATAGATGACCACATATAAATGGTTATGGTTGTTTTGTTTCCAATAAGCTGGACAcgcttcatctacattcataaGTTTATTATGCAAAGTTTTGTTTGTGTCATTCAGGTGATTACCCTGGATATGGGCCTTCTTGTTGCTGGTACTAAATACCGTGGAGAGTTCGAGGAAAGACTAAAGAAGCTGATGGAAGAAATTAAACAAAGTGATGAGATTATACTCTTCATTGATGAGGTCCACACTTTAATTGGAGCAGGTGCCGCAGAGGGTGCAATTGATGCTGCAAACATCTTAAAACCAGCTCTTGCAAGAGGTGAACTGCAGGTAACTCTGTCATGCTGAAGCACTATCGTCCTTAAATGAATGATTGAACTTCCTGGTCCTTGAGACCAATTGACAGTGGTTTAATGTCAGCCCTCTTCTATGATGTGGTGAACTACTTGATCTGGAAACAAACCTTGAAGTTAGTTGTACTCTTATTGGAAGTTGTTGTCGGCTCTTAATTGCAGGGTTCACCGAGTGAAATCATAGTTTCACTGAGTGCCCGTGGAGTCGTTTGGGTAGTCAATAGATCATTTAGTTAAATTTAAGAATGCAAACGTCACTGGTTCCACAAACCTTGCTGGAATTGCATAAATGGTTCAAATGCAAATGTTCGACTTAGAGGTTAAAGCTTTTGTACTCTAGGGAAGATCTGAAGGGAGCTGATATGGAAGCTAAGTTGTATACTTCTTGTTGGTATGCTAGAAGTTAGCTGATATATTTGTCTGCATAATTATTAAGCCTCATTCCTCTACTGACCTTGTTCTTTCCTCAGCATTAGAATTACAATTTTCCCTGTAAGAGTGCTTGCTTTCCTGACAAGTGATATTTTGTTCCGTATGTTTGCTTGCACTTCATCAAGTATAGGAAACAAATTTCCACCACGCCTGCTTCAGGTTTTTTTTCCCATCATACCCTCCACTATTTTGCTCACATGGATCAAGGTTGCTTGCCTGCCAAGACAATAGGTAAATGGCTAAAGGAAGGAGCACGTAAAGTCAACCATGCACCTATCATGTGATTTGGAAAGTTGACTGTTGGATTGGTGATTTAGGCCCACCATGATGGACTTCTTCctatgattttgaatatttcctGCTGATTTTATATTCTGTTCTCTTCTTGGGCTCTTCGAACTTATTTGGCATTTTAAACCTTGATAATAACCTATGGGTGCTTCAGATTGGTCTTAGAATTTTACAATGAAGAGATGATGGTGTGGACAAAAATATCTGCCGAAATTGGGGGCACCTGAGCTGCCATGTGGCCACAATCATGTGTGTGATGGAAAAATGGAATGGAAATGGGCGTGGATGATTACTTGATTACTCTTTTCCCCCTTGGTATAATAGTTAATGCTTGGATCTTTTCCTTATTTGGCAAGTCTGAGAGCTCTGCGTAAGACAGCTTGTTGTTGAAATGGTCTTTTGCTAATGCAAATACTTTTTTTGATTTATCGTGTTCGTAGTttatctaatatatatatatatatatatatatatatatatatatatatatatatccagaAACATTGGTTTCTGGATATGAATTGATTTTCAGGAAAATGATATCCTCCTTTACTATAAAGGACTGTCTTCTGCAATTTTTCTAGTTTGTCCTGTTCTTGTATTGTTATTTTAACAACTCATTGACTAATGATCTTATCTCATCTCCCTAGAGACTATTATGATCTGATTCCAGATTAGCATGGTCAATTTAGTTTGTTCTTAACTATATTAAACAAATCATAATGGACACTATACTTATAATCTATTTCAATTGATGCAGTGCATTGGTGCCACAACATTAGATGAATACAGGAAGCATATTGAGAAAGACCCGGCTTTGGAAAGAAGATTCCAGCCAGTAAAAGTGCCAGAGCCTTCTGTTGATGAAACCATTCAGATACTGAATGGTCTTCGAGAGCGTTATGAAATTCACCACAAGCTACGTTACACAGATGAATCCCTAGTTGCTGCTGCACAGCTGTCATATCAGTACATCaggtgtgttttttttatgtgttcATTTCATCCATCTCAAGCAGTAGACTCATAGTGGCTTTGTGGCTGGTATTCAGTAATTTAATCGAAGGAGCCTTTTTAACTTAGTGGTAGAGTAACCGTGCTCCAGTCTTAACCTTCATTTTTGAGTGTTTAATTGAGATATTGTTGAGATTTATAATAAACTGTCCACTAATTAATAATGTATTCTAATAAGATAATACTAATAAGTTTACTTATAACATAACTTATATTACTATGGGCTATATACTCGTATGAGCATTTCATCAGTATTTGTtcaatataatataatatatgaaAAAATAAAGTTTGCTACTACAGGCTACACAATTACCAGGTCCCAAGAAGTTGAACAAGAACTCTGATGTAAATCGGCTGTTTAAAACCAGCCACaagtgtagggattcttccctaatccctacaccagcactaaATCGTGGGATGAGGTTTAGAGTTTATTTAATCTTTacttagtcttttatttgagTTCTATTtggagttgtaatcctaattgggatTTAGCTTTGAATCCTAGTTGGGAATCCTAGTTTTAGTTTGAATCCTAGTTCTACTTTGAGTCCtaatttgagtttgattttagtttctatGTTCAGCCATTGTGGCTATAAATATAGTTGTAATTGCTCAGTTGAGCCCACGATTAATGGATAAAGTTTGCTTATAGCATTATGGAATCCTGAGATATCTACTCCATTCCTATCCCTTTCTATCGAATTCTTGAAGAATCATTCAAAAAGCCCCAGTGCTGCCCTGTTGCTGGAAATTATCTGCAATGTTCAAGAATACTTTCAACAGATCTGATACTTAGTTTCAGTCCACAGCATTGTTTGAATTCTGGATTTCCTCCATTGAAGCTCGATGTGCTTGTTCTTCAAGTTATTGCTGCTGCAACTTCTGATTTCAATCTTCAAGTTATTGGATCTTATTTGGAGCACAGCCTGCAATCTTCAACTTCTCTTTTATTCCAATTCTGATATCTGATTGGTGACTGGTTTGTCtgaaaccctaagtttctattttcattcttctactttctaattctgtgaTTCCACCATAACTTTACATCAAACCCTCAGAACCTGCTCAAAATTGGATCGAATATTCCTCACTCCCATTGGGAAACTTAATTCTGGTTGTAGTCCTAACagaccaccctaaaccctagattctctcacttccctcttttcaaaaacccaaaaccctaactctaactTGCTGCCAATTTAATTCACCATACTTTCCCCCCTTTAAAACTTAatgtaaccttcactgatagactcccctacatcaacatagcctaaccctaccatcaaaccctaaccctaatttgaccaaaaatcCCAATTTTGGCCTACCCGATTTAccagttcatagcagatcctggttattggctcctagttggatTATCTACCAATCTAAGACTACATTAAACTCCCAGAACAAAGAGATAGTACACCAAATTGTTCTCAATGTCCACTGTGAGTTTCCCATACAGATATTTACCTTCATATTTTCaagcaagaaaaaagaagggtgtacccagtgcacgaggctcctgctactgcaggatCTGGGGAGGTGCatatgtacgcaaccttaccccccccttttttttggcgGAGAGGTGGTTTGCAAAGAAAACGGGTTGCATAGAAACCGAAGGTCGTATAACATTTTCATCATTCATGACAATGACGAAGAAAGCCAGTGGTATTGCGAGCTAAGATTGCTAGACTCCAAA includes these proteins:
- the LOC122642271 gene encoding ATP-dependent Clp protease ATP-binding subunit ClpA homolog CD4B, chloroplastic-like, whose product is MARAIVHSTNFPTAVFEESIGQLRGSRKTKKSVKMMCNVQAPSSRLLSFSGLRGSNALYNIGRSDCNFYSKMAAALHVSQGKASRGVAVAMFERFTEKAIKVIMLAQEEARRLGHNFVGTEQILLGLIGEGTGIAAKVLKSMGINLKDARVEVEKIIGRGNGFVAVEIPFTPRAKRVLELSLEEARQLGHNYIGSEHLLLGLLRESEGVAGRVLENLGADPSNIRTQVIRMVGESTEAVGAGVGGGSSGNKMPTLEEYGTNLTKLAEEGKLDPVVGRQQQIERVTQILGRRTKNNPCLIGEPGVGKTAVAEGLAQRIANGDVPETIEGKKVITLDMGLLVAGTKYRGEFEERLKKLMEEIKQSDEIILFIDEVHTLIGAGAAEGAIDAANILKPALARGELQCIGATTLDEYRKHIEKDPALERRFQPVKVPEPSVDETIQILNGLRERYEIHHKLRYTDESLVAAAQLSYQYISDRFLPDKAIDLIDEAGSRVRLRHAQVPEEARELEKELRQITKEKNEAVRSQDFEKAGELRDREMDLKTQIENIIDKGKEISKAESEAGDVGPIVTEVDIQHIVSSWTGIPVEKVSSDESDRLLKMEETLHKRVIGQDEAVKAISRAIRRARVGLKNPNRPIASFIFSGPTGVGKSELAKSLASYYFGSEEAMIRLDMSEFMERHTVSKLIGSPPGYVGYTEGGQLTEAVRHRPYTVVLFDEIEKAHPDVFNMMLQILEDGRLTDSKGRTVDFKNTLLIMTSNVGSSVIEKGGRRIGFDLDYDEKDSSYNRIKSLVTEELKQYFRPEFLNRLDEMIVFRQLTKLEVKEIADIMLKEVFDRLKVKDIELQVTERFRDRVVEEGYDPSYGARPLRRAIMRLLEDSMAEKMLAGEIKEGNSVIVDVDSDGNVTVLNGSSGAPEPAIPL